In Haliotis asinina isolate JCU_RB_2024 chromosome 15, JCU_Hal_asi_v2, whole genome shotgun sequence, one DNA window encodes the following:
- the LOC137266035 gene encoding vertebrate ancient opsin-like, which translates to MTMKMPYFVLYPKNDFPFLIPPLKHCLTTHALCTNGLQPANTTLYWMEISDYFCFLALPVIISFAFVTEIISIIVLSKQIRMSLDTYLLGLSIATILLISCTVVLVLQHYIGYHPVLTYIQGYAISCRDWFWYTTIWLIVMMSFERALTVSATRSNTLCTSAQAGVVVVMVFCVGLVSALPRFWEYAATDVFDSSHNVTVLISEKTESTTTPEYNTMYFWYVKTITLFLPYFMMLSISVTLSCRTRRSTMTRRYMSVKHSSGLTLNRKIKEEIALSKLLILIISVYVIFTTPFCLLDLLAYALPGWISSDSRMFASLYNLFSVSFFLHHALHLILYFCYNKQFRLTLLALCCCCC; encoded by the coding sequence ATGACAATGAAGATGCCGTATTTTGTTTTGTACCCGAAGAATGATTTTCCATTCCTGATTCCACCTCTGAAGCATTGCCTGACCACCCATGCATTGTGTACAAATGGCCTCCAGCCAGCCAACACTACCTTGTACTGGATGGAGATTAGTGACTATTTCTGTTTCCTGGCGCTGCCGGTCATCATCTCCTTTGCCTTCGTCACCGAGATCATCAGCATCATTGTGTTGTCCAAGCAGATCAGGATGTCCCTTGACACATACCTGCTGGGCCTGTCCATAGCAACGATACTCCTCATCTCTTGTACAGTGGTTTTAGTGCTGCAACACTACATAGGCTACCATCCAGTGCTTACCTACATTCAGGGCTATGCCATCAGCTGCAGGGACTGGTTTTGGTACACTACAATATGGCTTATAGTGATGATGAGCTTCGAGCGGGCCCTCACTGTGTCTGCCACCCGTTCAAACACCTTGTGTACTTCTGCTCAAGCAGGCgttgtggttgtgatggtgtttTGTGTAGGTCTTGTAAGCGCCTTACCAAGATTCTGGGAATATGCAGCTACAGATGTTTTTGATTCCTCACATAATGTTACAGTTCTCATTTCAGAAAAGACAGAGTCGACAACCACACCAGAGTACAACACCATGTATTTCTGGTATGTTAAAACTATAACGCTGTTTCTCCCTTACTTCATGATGCTTTCAATCTCAGTAACTCTCAGTTGTAGGACCAGACGTTCCACAATGACACGGCGCTACATGTCAGTCAAACACTCTAGCGGACTAACCCTAAACCGTAAGATTAAGGAGGAAATAGCTTTGTCAAAACTTTTAATTCTGATAATCAGTGTGTATGTGATATTCACCACACCATTCTGTCTGCTGGACCTTCTAGCGTATGCCCTGCCGGGCTGGATTAGTTCAGACAGCCGTATGTTTGCCAGTCTGTACAACCTGTTTAGTGTCAGCTTCTTCCTCCACCATGCCCTCCATCTCATCCTTTACTTCTGCTACAACAAACAGTTCCGTCTGACGCTCTTGGCcctctgctgctgctgttgttga